Proteins found in one Triticum urartu cultivar G1812 chromosome 4, Tu2.1, whole genome shotgun sequence genomic segment:
- the LOC125551981 gene encoding mitogen-activated protein kinase kinase kinase 11-like, with amino-acid sequence MAAALECWSGRPSTDEESMVEQVLMKPHARSDGSLPTCADSVGAGDPISGPAAPKKWQRLGRNFAGAIAAFKNTLNLDNGGVPRDPSPRAGGEKPPLLLRGLAQLYSRGAAAQQLPEKLVSDLRRHFDALPNSYAQAGFDMKDVLLHARLVEQAAGEDQPALSIEEVHGSNGRESGAEGTVFQLTFACNAPLSWQSMSGSLDSPLFSCKKIQIFEKRGLTLGVVLIIVQSGSEELFKSRVEAALKSATKKHRKNSGGGGGGVKLPFGLCGCQEEGSRNFDEESMFDPEEGQVLDNEPARRPYLPTPLPQSSVFVSVDEWQTVRSGGEELGRWIVSSEEIEFVDWVGQNSFRGVHRGRKVWVNKMRGCNMGSAYDVEIRQDLLQLMSCGQKNILQFHGICFNESHGLCIVTRMMEGGSVHDIIMQRNKRLSLRDTIRIALDVADGLAFMNGYGIAYRDLNARRILLDRQGNACLGDMGIVTPCNNAGEVTEYETSGYRWLAPEIIAGDPESVSETCMSNVYSYGMVLWEMVTGEEAYSTYSPVQAAVGIAACGLRPEIPRDCPPFLRSLMSRCWDNCPLKRPQFSEIISTLQKQSLR; translated from the exons ATGGCGGCCGCGCTGGAGTGCTGGTCGGGCCGGCCGAGCACCGACGAGGAGTCCATGGTGGAGCAGGTTCTGATGAAGCCCCACGCCCGCTCGGACGGTTCGCTCCCCACCTGCGCTGACTCGGTCGGCGCGGGTGACCCGATTTCGGGCCCGGCGGCGCCCAAGAAGTGGCAGCGCCTGGGCCGCAACTTCGCCGGCGCCATCGCGGCATTCAAGAACACGCTCAACCTGGACAACGGCGGCGTCCCCCGCGACCCCTCGCCGCGCGCCGGCGGCGAGAAGCCGCCGCTCCTCCTCCGCGGCCTCGCGCAGCTCTACTCCCGTGGCGCCGCAGCCCAGCAGCTGCCGGAGAAGCTCGTTTCTGACCTCCGCCGCCACTTCGATGCTCTTCCCAACAG CTACGCACAGGCAGGATTTGACATGAAAGATGTCCTCTTGCACGCCCGCCTTGTAGAGCAGGCGGCCGGTGAGGATCAGCCTGCACTGAGCATCGAGGAAGTTCATGGCAGCAATGGCAGAGAAAGTGGTGCCGAGGGCACTGTATTTCAGCTCACCTTTGCCTGCAACGCCCCACTTTCATGGCAGTCAATGTCAGGCTCACTCGACAGCCCATTGTTCAGTTGCAAGAAGATCCAGATCTTCGAGAAGAGAGGACTGACACTTGGTGTCGTCCTGATAATTGTGCAATCCGGGAGCGAGGAGCTCTTCAAGAGCCGGGTCGAGGCCGCGCTAAAATCGGCGACAAAGAAGCATCGGAAGAACagtggaggcggcggtggcggtgtgAAGCTCCCCTTCGGGCTCTGCGGCTGCCAGGAAGAAGGATCGCGCAACTTCGACGAGGAGTCCATGTTTGATCCCGAGGAAGGCCAGGTTCTTGACAATGAGCCTGCTCGCAGGCCATACCTTCCCACTCCCCTACCACAATCATCAGTCTTTGTCTCAGTAGATGAGTGGCAGACCGTCCGATCCGGGGGCGAGGAGCTCGGCCGCTGGATTGTGAGCTCCGAGGAGATCGAATTCGTCGACTGGGTTGGCCAAAACTCGTTCAGGGGAGTCCACAGAGGAAGGAAGGTTTGGGTTAACAAAATGAGGGGTTGCAACATGGGCAGTGCTTACGATGTCGAGATCCGTCAGGACTTGCTGCAACTGATGAGCTGCGGTCAGAAGAACATCCTCCAGTTCCATGGCATCTGCTTCAACGAGAGCCATGGCCTCTGCATAGTGACTAGGATGATGGAAGGGGGCTCGGTTCATGACATCATTATGCAGAGAAACAAGAGACTGTCGCTCCGGGACACGATTaggattgctcttgatgttgctGACGGCTTGGCGTTCATGAACGGCTACGGCATTGCGTACCGTGATCTTAACGCACGAAGGATCCTGCTAGACAGACAGGGAAATGCCTGCCTTGGGGATATGGGCATTGTTACCCCTTGTAATAATGCTGGCGAGGTTACTGAGTATGAGACGTCTGGGTATCGCTGGCTAGCTCCAGAG ATCATTGCTGGAGATCCAGAAAGCGTGTCGGAGACCTGCATGAGCAACGTCTACAGCTACGGCATGGTTCTGTGGGAGATGGTGACCGGCGAGGAGGCCTACTCGACGTACTCGCCGGTGCAGGCGGCGGTGGGGATCGCGGCGTGCGGGCTGAGGCCGGAGATACCGAGGGACTGCCCGCCGTTCCTGAGGTCGCTGATGAGCCGGTGCTGGGACAATTGCCCTCTCAAACGCCCTCAGTTCTCGGAGATCATATCCACCCTGCAAAAGCAGAGCCTGAGATAg
- the LOC125551980 gene encoding NADH dehydrogenase [ubiquinone] 1 alpha subcomplex subunit 8-B-like: MSANSTPVDASGEPIPTSSVLMAASKHIAVRCRPENVAFLNCKKKDPNPEKCLEKGRQVTRCVFNLLKELHQKCPKEMDAYAGCMYYYTNEFDFCRKEQEAFEGACPISE, encoded by the exons ATGTCAGCGAACAGCACGCCGGTGGACGCCTCGGGCGAGCCGATCCCAACGTCGTCGGTGCTGATGGCGGCGTCCAAGCACATCGCGGTGCGGTGCCGGCCGGAGAACGTGGCCTTCCTCAACTGCAAGAAGAAGGACCCCAACCCCGAGAAGTGTCTCGAGAAGGGCCGCCAGGTCACGCGCTGCGTCTTCAACCT GTTGAAAGAACTTCACCAAAAGTGCCCCAAGGAGATGGATGCGTATGCTGGGTGCATGTATTACTACACGAATGAATTTGACTTCTGCCGCAAGGAGCAGGAAGCTTTCGAGGGTGCGTGCCCTATTTCCGAGTAG